The Aedes albopictus strain Foshan chromosome 1, AalbF5, whole genome shotgun sequence genomic interval ggatcttttcgtaaaggaaatttccttgacttccttgggcatagagtatcttcgtgcctgccacacgatataNNNNNNNNNNNNNNNNNNNNNNNNNNNNNNNNNNNNNNNNNNNNNNNNNNNNNNNNNNNNNNNNNNNNNNNNNNNNNNNNNNNNNNNNNNNNNNNNNNNNNNNNNNNNNNNNNNNNNNNNNNNNNNNNNNNNNNNNNNNNNNNNNNNNNNNNNNNNNNNNNNNNNNNNNNNNNNNNNNNNNNNNNNNNNNNNNNNNNNNNNNNNNNNNNNNNNNNNNNNNNNNNNNNNNNNNNNNNNNNNNNNNNNNNNNNNNNNNNNNNNNNNNNNNNNNNNNNNNNNNNNNNNNNNNNNNNNNNNNNNNNNNNNNNNNNNNNNNNNNNNNNNNNNNNNNNNNNNNNNNNNNNNNNNNNNNNNNNNNNNNNNNNNNNNNNNNNNNNNNNNNNNNNNNNNNNNNNNNNNNNNNNNNNNNNNNNNNNNNNNNNNNNNNNNNNNNNNNNNNNNNNNNNNNNNNNNNNNNNNNNNNNNNNNNNNNNNNNNNNNNNNNNNNNNNNNNNNNNNNNAATGAATTTGTTTACATCTAAACTCAAAACCAAAACGCAAAAACAAAAGGCAGTTCGTAATCGATATCGACTCAAGGTACACAGACCGAAACGGCAAACGATTTAGATGGAATCATATAATCAATTTTAGGTGCCAAATTTTAAAGTTgtgcggaattcttggaaattaatACAATATTTCGTAGATATGCGTTTAAGTTGTATCTAAAtaggaatttattttttttttgccatacaatttagtttttgttttcacaCTTTTAATTTGTCAGTTACGCCTTTCTAAACAATAACGCCGAAATTTCACCGCATAGAGCTCGCTCAAATTTAACCATAACCCTACCGGGCTAGACTTCTCTGTGCGAATGGTCTGGGATATCCGAATGGGGAAACAAAGGGAGATAGAAGATACCAAACCACACTCAGCTTCAATGTGGATTTCATTTCTACTGCACTTGAGTTCCACACCTTGTCAATTTGCAGTAATATTGTCCCACTCACTCATACAATCAGCTTTCGTCGGATTATGGGGAAGTGTATGGGTTATCACGAAACACAACTTAACAGCGCAGCATTTTTCTCGCGTATTTTTGAACTTGTGCATTCCGCTTTCTCACTACGCATACATGGCCGCATTCATTTTCGCCTTTCGCACTTTCACACTCTACTTCTGACTAATTTTTCCTTCGTTCGAGCTGCTTTTTGCCTAGTCTCGCTCTCGCTCTTCGGTTTGCCAGGAGCTTGCCATTTCATTTCTTTCTTCATCTATTTCTTCCCTTTCACACTTCCTTAGAGGAACACACATACACTGGTATTCCAACGAATCGCGCCGACCAAGCCATTTTTCGCATAATTTTCACTTTTGCATTGCTTAGAATAAAACCCCACGATATTGCACCATGAAATCACGCACAATTAAGAGATCAACGGATACACGATCTGTTCTGACCAAATAAAACAAAATCCACTTGCAAAAGCAGCTAGCACATAAAAACGCGGAGCAAAACCGACACACGTCCTCACGCAACCGACGACCAAACCACTCTGTGAAGGatatcctagtggaattccaagaagaattcattgaggaattggattaatttcgagaggaatttttggcggaatttttgaggaaatctctgaaggaattccaggaagaattcttagaataatcccagaagtattttcttgaggaattgcttAAAGTTTCCCGAAGGAACGTGggggtattcatggaggaatttctggagtagtttatgacaaaaactcttaaaaaatcctttggggaattcctggaagaattctttgaggaattcccgaagaagttcctaaagtaatttctgtagaaaattgtcgataaatttcttcacaaattccaggaggaatttctagagaaatgcctgaaagtaatctcggatgaatccctggagtaattttgggaaaaaattctggaggatttcctgcaggtttcctagagggattcttggaggaattcctagatgaattcttggaggaattgcaggagaaattcttggaagaatccctggaggactgctttaagaatttcttggcagatgtcgtggaggaattcctggagaaatacttggaagaatacctagagggattctttgaataattcttggcagaattttagagacatttctggagaaatttctggtggagttcttgacggaattcttgtaaaaaatccGAGATTCTTGTAtggatttctggtagaattcttaaaggaactcctggaagaattttcctagaatttcttgaaaaaatcctgcaggaatacctgaaggaattattggcagaaattcttggaaaatcgtcctgggtgtttacgggttaagtgAATAGGGCTGTAGAATAGGCTGAAAGATTagaaaagaaaattctggagatattcctagtggAGTTGCTATAGAAATTTGTGGgcaaagtcctgcaggaataccagcaaaaatGTCTAAAGTAAAATCTTAAGAAACTCAAAAAACGTCTTTTTCTGTGACCTTACCCGACGGCTCCACTAGGCAAAAATGTCTTACCTTTTTCCGGACAGATGTGACAGAAACGTCCTCTCACCATTTGCAAGGACAACAACGGAGTTGAGTTTTTCTGTAACATTTTCTTTTTTCGGCAGCAAAATGGCTTCTAATGGAGATATCGGGCTAGTAAATACGATCGTAAGCCAATTAGTGTTATCTTGAACCACGTTTTGAGCACATGCGAATCATTTAGCAACTTTGTTGTGCTTCCAGTATTGGTTTTTACTGGTTCAACCTAACCTTTACAATTAGCATGGAGATTTCGTTCTTTGGTTCGTCATCATTGTGATTTGGTGTTAATTTTTATTAAAACACAGTCTATCGTGGTACAATCTTCACAAACGTCCCATTCACGGGACGCAGCGTCATGTCAGACTTAATCTTAACCTCATTTTCGGGCTCGCACGCCAACAGCCGATAGTGGCCCAGCAACTTAACCAGCGTAACCTTAATCTCCAACAGCGCGTACTTCTGACCGATGCAATTTCTCGCTCCCGCACTGAACGGAATGTAGCTGTACGGATGCCGTTTGGCACTGTTCTCCTCGTTGAACCGTTCCGGGTCGAACTTGTCCGGCTCCGGGAAAACCTCCGGATTGTGATGGATGGCGTAGATTAGGACCGCTATGTCGACACCGGCTGGAATGGTTTGTCCATCGATCTTCATGTCCCCGGCGGATTTCCGCCCAATGATCGGAACGGACGGATGGATTCGTAGGGTTTCCTTGATAGTCATCTCCAAATACTTCAGCTCTTGTAGGGTACTGTAGGTCAACTCGGCATTCTTGAAGTCTTGTCCAAGGACCCTGACCATTTCGTCGTACAGCTTTTGCTGTACGTCCGGATGTCGGGCAATGTGATAAGCGGAGAAACTAATGCAAGAAGTTGTGGTGTCGTGTCCGGCAAACATAAAGGTATCAACTTCTTCGCGAATGTCCGAGTTGGTCAGGGGATGGCCCTCGATGGATACGTTCAGCAGTAGCTCCAGCAAGGTCATTTTACGCTTCCCGTAGATGTCGGTCTCTTCGAGCTTTTGCTGCGATTCTTTCCGTGCTTGTTCATCGTCCAGCTGAGCCTTCCGTTGGAGAATAACGGAATCGGTGAATTTGTGCAAAGTTTGCAATGCCTCCCTTTGACGTACAGCCGCTTCGCTCATCAGAAAGACTATTTTGAAATCTCGCATTACGCTGAACAGTCGTCGGAAAATGATGTCGGACATCCTGAAATGAAACGAGGGACAGTTAGCAGTTGATTTGTTTGAGgcgaggtgttccaaactgtcctagagcgaaggccttcaaatctacaagaattgttttatgtgttttcgccataaataatagcattgcataatcggctgggatccgtgaagctattGACACCTACAATGTCATTGATAGACACAGggctattccaggtcagccaaactaccttggagttcagaacttcagatctacactcttcataacagccatatctgttaagtagtaacgttgcataatcaaccgcggtgactggaccaacctgaagcctactatatattattatgaaccttagggacattgagggtcgtccaaactatcctgaagtttagctcttgacagtaacagtagttattcacaCAATGAACTtaaacattacacatccaactgtgatctgtaattcccctggcatttcatgagtcatttcaagatagtttggagatattccagatcaatcaCATTACTCCGGAGACCAggtgcttcaggtctacacttgtggtaatagcttttgccacttcgTTAATTAGTACTACGTAATCCAATTTATTTACCAACGTAGTTTGAGGAACGATAAgcgttgttttatatttttgggatattatggcaCATCCTTACTGTTATTAtgtagcttagttgataaaaataaTCACTGTAACATTTTGTTTGAGATAGTAACGTTGCACAACCATATAGGATCTatgaacctcttaactctcaagggCCAAGGGTCACATGATAGTTTAGTGATtatttaggtcatccaatctttcatagacacacaactttatatctacacttgcaatgctagcctgccACACTGAATAATGATACACAATGACCCATATTTACTTATATTCGTTAAAGACTAGACTctcataacatgggacaattatgcgtagaacggaagTAGTAGGCACTGTTATGTACCTTTgcttgttcattttttttttatgaaactcattttttaatctgcattcgttgtagttattatttgtgctataaaaagttACTTCGGAATTACTTTATTCTGGCTTGCAGACTGCAGTAATTCCAAAGTACCCATCTCAGTCGCAGATCGCTAGatataaaaaagttacgttacctagtctaacTCACCCAGATccgtaaacttctgtgaaactcagagccataccaaaatacctttgaggtatttcaggattactaaacttttcaaactaagaacttccagctaaggtgaagatatgacgaagtcacatctCCAGCACATATCGATATGTAAATGTGGGACGTAACCGAGCATACGAATTGCAGCCACGAACCTAGTGTTGTGGTGAATAATTgttgattaaccctaaaagggataccttcatggcctcagtttcgtcacctcgctgagtgtgttccatcaaagacgagctctgaaaggcgcctggggtccaatggaccccaggtatccctttaggGTTAAGTTATATTATAATTGTAATCATCGCTACATAAATGAAATAGATACAATCATTACAGTTGGTAAtgtggtgtaaatcaaaacatcaaaatagttatttatgcaacaagttgcaaaatgataattttttcagcacgagtcgtacttttatcaaacgaggcttgccgagactGCTCAGTGAAAAGTTAAAGTTTTAACTCGTAAAGTAGCAGGACGAtccgaaaattttaaaaaatcgagATCTCAGTGGGCATAACATTATTTAGCAGTTACACGATACAAATTGATACAaatacagtttgatatttttcaTGATTTCATGACTTCATTTCATAACTTCTCGTTGCATTTCGGAGCACCATGGATATCAGCGGACAGTAACcgcaaacgtagattgaatggcaattgaggaagattttgtagaacttgaaagtccggAACTCCAGAACATGTTGAAAACCTTACAATACCGTATGACCTCAAGAGTAACTTCTCGTTGCATTACGGAGCACCATGGATACCAGCGGACAGTAACTgcaaacgtagattgaatggcaattgaggtagattctgtagaacttgaaagtcctgaacttcagGACATTTTGTGAACCTTAGAATGTCGAACAACCTCAGAAAGGAGTTCTCGTTGCATTTCGGAGCACCATGGATATCAAGGGACAGTACCCACAAACGTaggcacggtgctccatttaccgttattataaaataaaatataccattaaAACCTGagacgccattctctttatttatctatcctacacctctggacaaaattttaaaatcatcgtagggcgaaattttgagttacgcccttttaaagggcctaacctctaaaaaatcgagttttctatagaataacatcaCATTTTATAACAGAATCAttaattaaaggcatcaataacaaaaatttacatgaataatattgaaatttggtagtatgcatccatataaatatcagtggagtgcattttctatcaaatttggtcattacgtcaatatacggtaggcgTTCTTAGGGCCTACAGAAAACatacatttcatcagtgttacgaattcaattaaaagtatattgtattgtgattccatatatgTATAGATGTTCGaattactctcagtcaaggcgatagtattcacatgcatatcagcaccaatatttcaaaaggacgtaactgattttcaacacaatatcttctcctaTAGCTGTAGATcttatctcatctttcccaggacacaaacaaccactatcgggaagaattgcattttctccatccagtagtggttgtacattgcgtcggagagataAAAGTTTGgcttcggcaagcagtttcgccttttttgaAATATTAGCACTGATATTAACAGCGTGCACTATCTATACAACAAATCTGTATtgaaaacaatagtcaaatatgggcaaccacaaattaaacaaaaagaaatatttgtgccaaacggcttaaggcgaaactggaagcatttcctcatttttttggtttttgattttttattaaataacgaaacaatatttttaaaatcggttttcgtgcacatgtagagtatgaatcagggtatcttctgatttttttacgctgtagaaaatatttttcgtttttccagaaaccattatttttgtgatattttgttcaaaaatggtttctgcaaaaacgaaaaacattttctctcgcgtaaaaaaatcagaaaataccctgatccatattctacatgtgcacgaaaaccgattttgaaaatatcgcttcattatttaataaaaaatcaaaaaccaaaaagtgtggaaatggatccagttttgccttaagtgaAAAgggatgaaaacaaaaaaaacaaaaggccaaaagacaaaaaggcgaaacaggcttcaaataatcaaacataacatgctgcatgaaaattctctcctttttttaatatgtaggtaagaccttttgtacctactaattttacttttatCGACCTATTATATAttgcaaaaatgtaaataaatatgCGCGGTTGTATTTAATCGTTTTGGTttcttctgcgcggtcaatcctTTGTTATTTTCCCAAGTATTTTCCGCACTTATAGAGACATGTAGAAGACATGAACACGATATtatgtactggcgacgatctattgACGATTTTGCTAATtttttgcgcgataatctacGGTGAAACACGCAATagtatcttttgattttttttttcatttctacgttttgtattcttagcctcagcatttcaaaagggcgtaacaactttccaaaacaacacctttttCCAAAGCTGTGGCATGGCTCTTCTAGACGAAAAGAATGCTTCTCTTTCGACATTTGAAGGGGGACATGCAATCTACATTCATAGGAGAAGGTGCCGTATCAAAAACCTGTTACGCGCTTCTGAAATTCTGAAGCTAAGAAGACAAATCATACAATTGAAAGAAGTATtgaaattagtagggacaaaaggtcttacctacatattttgaaagaagaaagAACTTTCACCCACCATATTATGTTTGATAATTTGTTGCCTGTTctgactttttgtcttttggcctttcgatatttgtattttctattcttataacttaaggtaattggcacacagacatatttcgttttgtttaatttgtggttgcccatatttgactattgtttttaaagcagatttgttgtatagagagtgtacgctaaCATTTCAAtaaggcgaaactgcttgccgaaaccaaacctttatctctccgacgcattgtacaaccactactggatgGAGAAATACAATTCttcccgatagtggttgttggtgtcctgggaaaaatAAGATAAGATCTACAGCTAtaggagaagatattgtgttcaagatcagttacgtccttttgaaatattggtgctgatatgcatgtgaatactgtACTATGAGAATAATTTGAGCATCTATAcatatatggaatcacaatacaacatacttttaattgaattcgtAACACCGATGAAATGTATGtattctataggccctaagaacgcctaccgtatattgacgtaatgaccaattttgatagaaaatgcactccaccgatatttatatggatgcatactaccaaatttcaatattattcatgatagtttttgttattgatgcctttaatgcATGATTCTGCTATGAAATGTGgcgttattctatagaaaactcgatttttagaggttaggccctttaaaagggcgtaactcaaaatttcgcccaacgatgattttaaaaatttgtccagaggtgtaggatagacaaataaagagaatggcgtttcaggttttgatggtatattttattttataataacggtaaatggagcaccgtggtaGGGGGTTGtgtctacccgggtagaggtgaaatactgacgatcaaaacgtgatattgatttgattgatataagagataaaagatctgaaaataatatctgaaaaatgttcctggaacatctgaacaatatcaaaatttgatattttaagatcaaacgaatagctcgctgctattggttagatcttacaaaatctaaatatgatatgatgattatgtaccaggagtaaatttttgattttctttttagatcttttatctcttatgtcaatcaaacccatatcactttttgatctccatatcaaaatatgctattattaagctcttttcctctactcgggtattGGTGCAAACTATTAAAGTaaactattccccttgattaaTAAAACACAAATTAACTTAAAAGCTCAAATCACCACTgagatctttgaaaattttcggacCGTCCTGCCACTTTACGGGTTAAACGTAATGGCAAAAAAATAATTACGGCTTATTGTAGGGCAGTGGATACGATTAAAAGCAGTGGTTGTTATTGGATTCGGACGCGCTTTTTTCTTGACTTTTGCTTTTGCGTGATTACCGTTGAATTCAAAACTCCAAAATCGCTAGTTGTTTGTGAAAGAACGATTTGTGTAACGCTTAAGCTCATTAACCGTTAACATAATCAATTCGAGCGATATTTTGCTCAGAAAACCGTAATTATAATTACCGCCATGGACTGTGAGAAGTGTGGTCTACATGTCACAACGAGAAAGCAACCATACATTGTGTGCAATGGATTGTGTAGCCGAACGTATCACGCTAGTTGTGTTGGGCTAGACAAAGAACAGCTTGCTGCAGTATCCCCGCCGCATAGAAACAGCTCTTGGATGTGCGACGAATGTATGGACGAGTTTATCAAGTGGAGAGCGGATCGAACGAACACAGCCAGTACGATCGTTTCCGAAGCGAAATCTGTATTGCAACTCGATGTCGAAGAATTGAAACGAAAAGTCGACTCAATCATGTCAACCCTAGCGAACAGTTCGTCGAGTACCGTGGAACGACCTCGAGAACGACATTCGACTCCATGCTCATCAATTCATCTCGAAAGTGGCTCCAGCATGGGCACCGGTGGGACGGTGCTACACAATGGTTCATCATCGACAACTGAGTATTCGTTTCACTCATCCGACCAAAAAGACACTGATGAAGACTTTGCATTGCTTTTGACTAATATTGATGGGAGGGCTACGGAAGAACAAGTTCAGCGAATGGTTTCTCGTTGCCTAGATATAAGTGAAAATGAATGTAAAAATGTAAGAAAGCTTGTATCGCGTTGGATTGATAGTAGTTGCTTGGACTACGTGTCTTTTAAAGTTATTCTAGACCGTAAATGGAAATCTCTAGCATTAAAATCGTCTACATGGCCAGAACATATAAAGTATCGTGAATTTGTGAGAAAACGTTGTACGTGGAAACCAGAGGATTTGTAGTTTAGCAGTTAGCATCGAGTTTTGTTGTATTTTTGATTGCTTGTCACTGTTAATGTTTTGATTCCGTTTGATGTTGATTTGTACTGTGAGATGTTTTCTTTTAGAGAGAGATCGATTTTTAATGTGGATTGTTGCGTTTATTTATTATGTTGTagttgatatttttttaagttgTGTTAGTATTAATCATTCAATTAGACTGTAAAAGTCCGTTGAATTAAtcatgaaataaataaaatagataATAAATGGATTATGACTATCCCGAAGTTATATCATAATCTCTGATTGTATTTTGTGAGCACCAGTAGGTATAATAGATTATACAATTTAACTCTATAAttgccaaaacagaaactttaaTTGCTTTATATGCATTTTAAACATCATAATGGTTTAAATGACCCCAGTTGATCTGATAATgctcattgaacattcagaagatttactggacataataaataacggtttggatgaccaagTATATCcctactgatctgatactgtctttcgaactttcagaagacttactgggcatgatactGGGCATGATTGATAGCTtggaataatgaaagaagttactgttacacccgaagactttaggatctaaactcaagaacagtttggatgacctaggatatcccgactgatctgatactgcctattgaactttcagaagacttactggacatgatagaattcaaatcgtagctttgtataatcaaagaagttactgttacatccgtagattttaggatttaaactcaagaacagttcggatgacctaggatatctcgactgatctgatactgtctattgaactttcagacacttactggacatgatagaatacaaatcgtagctttgtataatgaaagaagttgctgttacattcgtagattttaggatttaaactcaagaacagtttggatgacttaggatatctcgactgatctgatactgtctattaaactttcagccacttactggacatgatagaatacaaatcgtagctttgtataatgaaagaagttactgttacacccgtagactttaggatctgaactcaagaacagtttggatgacctagaatattccGACTGACCAGATACtggctattgaactttcagaaaatttactggacatgatagaatacaaatcgtagctttgtataatgaaagaagttactgttacatccgtagacttaaggatctgaactcaagaacagtttggatgacgtagaatatcccgactgatctgatactgtctattgaactttcagacacttactggacatgatagaatacaaatcgtagctttgtataatgaaagaagttactgttacacccgtagactttaggatctgaactcaagaacagcttGGATGACTTAGAATATTCTGACTGACCAGATACtgcctattgaactttcagaaaacttactgggcatgatagaatacaaatcgtagctttgtataatgaaagaagttaccgttacatccgtagactttaggatctgaactcaagaacagtttggacgacctaggatatcccgacggacctgatactgtctattgaactttcagaagacttactggacatgatagaatagctttgtataatgaaaaaagttactgttacacccgtagctttgtataatgaaaaaagttactgttacacccgtagactttgggatctaaactcaagaacagtttggatgacctaggatacccaaaaataaatattttgcatcatattccaccctttttatgctgttgaccaccaaaaccacagaaatacttagaaaaaactctataataccgcttagaaaaaatccggcttcaaagggttaaagcggGATTTGCTGCAAATTTCATCATCATTGTCCCCAATTAGCGTCATACTCACTCCTTCACCGCTTGCACGTACGACGAGTTGGGGTCATCCTGGGCGTTCAACTTCACTCCCATCGCAGATTCCGAAATGATATCCAGCGTACACAGCGTAACGTGTTCGTAGATGTTGACGTCCCCCTTGCCCACCTGCTCCTTCAGCTTGTCCACCAGAACCTCGGTCCTCTCCTTGAatattcccagaaattcttccaaaattttgaaaTGGAACGCCGGCGTAATGATCCGTCTTCGTTGGGCCCATTTCTTACCCAGAGAAGTGACCAGCCC includes:
- the LOC115264438 gene encoding probable cytochrome P450 4d14, which translates into the protein MVPLLILISLVTTTLIWALSHIVKNMLLVRELQRKLPNFATIPAKPVLGNAHLFKRDPTPPGIFATFTRFHARYGNDLIGQGLFNQPVLQVTSAPVVEQVIQTRTIKKSIIYEFMRPWLKEGLVTSLGKKWAQRRRIITPAFHFKILEEFLGIFKERTEVLVDKLKEQVGKGDVNIYEHVTLCTLDIISESAMGVKLNAQDDPNSSYVQAVKEMSDIIFRRLFSVMRDFKIVFLMSEAAVRQREALQTLHKFTDSVILQRKAQLDDEQARKESQQKLEETDIYGKRKMTLLELLLNVSIEGHPLTNSDIREEVDTFMFAGHDTTTSCISFSAYHIARHPDVQQKLYDEMVRVLGQDFKNAELTYSTLQELKYLEMTIKETLRIHPSVPIIGRKSAGDMKIDGQTIPAGVDIAVLIYAIHHNPEVFPEPDKFDPERFNEENSAKRHPYSYIPFSAGARNCIGQKYALLEIKVTLVKLLGHYRLLACEPENEVKIKSDMTLRPVNGTFVKIVPR